The Nocardia sp. NBC_01329 sequence ACTGGGACAATGTGCGCAATCGCGACGCCGAGGCCACCTACAACGTCTTCGAATGGAAGAAAGCCACCGCCCTGGCCCCGGAATACGACTGGGAGCCGTGGCTGCGCGGTATCACCGACCGTCCCCAGGATCTGTTCGCGAAGGTCGTGGTGAACCAGCCGTCCTTCGTCACCGAGGCCGGCAAGATCTGGGCCGCGACCGATATCGCCATCTGGCGGGACTATCTGAAACTCGCGGTGCTCAAGACCTATGCCAATGTCTTGCCGAAGGAGATCTCCGACGCCAATTTCGATTTCAACGGCCGGCTCATGTCGGGATTGAAACAGCGGCCGGAACTGTGGAAATCAGCGGTCGGTTCGGTGGACAGCAACCTGAGCGAACAGCTGGGCAAGCTCTACGTGGACAAACATTTCCCGCCCGAGGCCAAGGAACGGGTCAAGGCGATGGTCGACGATCTGATGGCCGCCTACCGGGAGAATTTCACCAACTCGAGCTGGATGTCGCCGGAAACGCGGAAGGCCTCCATCGAGAAGCTGGACAAGATCGTCGCCAAACTCGGATACCCGGATAAATGGGTCGACTATTCCGGTCTGAAGGTGACTCGCGGCAAACTGATCGAATCCCTGCGTGCCATCAACGATTTCGAGGTGAAACGGTCGTTCGATCGACTGGGCGAGCCGGTGGACAAAACCGAGTGGGGCGCCTCCCCGCAGACGGTGAACGCCTACTACTCCGCCACCAACAACGAAATCGTGTTCCCCGCCGCGTTCCTCCAGCCGCCGTTCTTCGACAAGGATGCCGAGATCGCGGTGAACTACGGCGGGGTCGGCGCGGTGATCGGGCACGAGATCGGCCACGGTTTCGACGACCAGGGCTCGAAATTCGACGGTGACGGCAACCAGCGCGACTGGTGGACCCAGGCCGACCGGGCCGCGTTCGACGCGAAATCCCAGCAGCTCATCGAGCAGTACAACGCGCTGGTCCCCGAAGGACTGCCCCCGGAGCAGCATGTGAACGGCGCGCTCACCGTCGGCGAGAACCTGGCCGATCTGCGCGGCCTGCAGATCGCGCT is a genomic window containing:
- a CDS encoding M13 family metallopeptidase is translated as MLDRRGFLVALGLAPAAAWLASCSEARPVELVSVDMSGSDPAIRPQDDLYRHVNGKWLSEYQLPPDKTSYGAFSEAAERTQQQLREIIEGISDPADGTEAQQIRDLFDARMNLDEIERLGLTPLDSMFAEIEDAKDKPALAEVMGRLPIGGLIGIGVSIDQKNSTAYIPSIGQSGLGLDEQYYRDPQFAEELAGYRTYLERLAKGADMPDPAGIAGRLLDLETRIAAGHWDNVRNRDAEATYNVFEWKKATALAPEYDWEPWLRGITDRPQDLFAKVVVNQPSFVTEAGKIWAATDIAIWRDYLKLAVLKTYANVLPKEISDANFDFNGRLMSGLKQRPELWKSAVGSVDSNLSEQLGKLYVDKHFPPEAKERVKAMVDDLMAAYRENFTNSSWMSPETRKASIEKLDKIVAKLGYPDKWVDYSGLKVTRGKLIESLRAINDFEVKRSFDRLGEPVDKTEWGASPQTVNAYYSATNNEIVFPAAFLQPPFFDKDAEIAVNYGGVGAVIGHEIGHGFDDQGSKFDGDGNQRDWWTQADRAAFDAKSQQLIEQYNALVPEGLPPEQHVNGALTVGENLADLRGLQIALTAYRIAEQRQGVTAPDYRTMFNSYARIWRSKSTPEVTERLLAGDTHSPDEFRVNQVVRNIAEFYRTFEVVESDKLFLPEDQRIEL